The Silene latifolia isolate original U9 population chromosome Y, ASM4854445v1, whole genome shotgun sequence sequence aggtactttagtaaagacttattacttaggcttaatgagacggagttctacattagtttataaaactgaacaacattattgtaaaattcataattaattacagaaaaatcGAAATGACGCAAGGCTAATTTTAATGGTTTTATGTAACTTTTATCCAAAACGTTCATGTTTTGAccaactttaaattacgaaagtaTCAGGTGTCgaaaaattcatttctaaaaactgtcagaaaacgtcacccataatgtttcagttcataaatccacttttagaaagcattttaaggcaaggcataattttaaacataattaaacATTATAAAGTTTCTTTGAGCAAAAGATTAACTACTGTAtcaaaagaaaaatatattttaaaaatgaatcgTTGAGAAAAGTCGGAAACGCGTTTTACAGGCGAGCTGTTCACAAgtaatttattctgaccaaaccgtaagtttaaatcttatgaaattttttatgcggactctacactttaaaataataggagtatattctttacacttttgcaaattcgaaataaaaataggtgatatgatttttacaaacagacgaacatatttgactgatttaacaacggttttcaccaaacttgtaaaatacaccataaatcgaaaataatgatcCAAGAcctaaaaattaataaaaaaccTACTACTCCATGTCTCTGCCACATATTAAAGTTTCGTGAATTAATGATTtgatttaatatttttaacataattaaaaccgaacagaatcgcTATAATCGCAAAAACAGCATCGCTACTTTAAATTatgaaataaatactaaaactccaaaataattaccacgaaaattcatggtatcttaaaataaactattaattccagaaaaataatttacatcagtttaaattataaaaacgaattattaaaaccctaatatcaaaacaatcgatttgatcataaaacttgtaaatcaaccaaaataaataccctattgacaaaataaaattatacatagtcaaaataaattatggatatCAAAAGATCAGAAATTAAAGGTTTCGAAAATCATATGTATCAATAAATCatcataaaacattaaaaatccaataatacatacaactacaacagTTAAACCGATGTAAGACCGAGTAACGTCGAagttaccttgttacgaatctgaatccacatatgctagccttaaatatctcctctacaaaccTTTAAAAACATAAATTACATATGTCCTACTTCGTCGCACTTGACGCCGCTACCAATGACGGTATTGATCAGCTCATTTACCCTTCATGGGCGCAGCGATATCGAAAAACCCTTCTTATGGCTCGACTCGGAATCTTTTAATATGCTTGAGGAATTTGGATGGGTCTTTGGGGTTGAAGTGGGTCATGGGTATGATGGTTGGTGATCTTCTTGAAGAAATGACCCCTGTTATTTAGGAAAAAAAAGCAAATGATTATGATTTGAGGCCAAATCACTACTTGGAAAAGCAATTTGCCACATTTTTTGTCATCCCCAGTTTACAGTTGGGATTAATGAAAAAAGTATCAAATCGCTACTTGTCATAGCGATTTGGCTTAAATTtggttaaaaaaaataaaaagtgacGATGTGGACCCATTGGGGAGAAATAGTTTGAAACCGGCCATAAAGCGAGAAATACTTTGCTAAATAACCCTATTTTGAAAAACAAATCGAGCATGGAGGAGTATACTTTTGGAAGTATAGTATAAGAATTGGAAAAAGAGCATCTATTTGGGTGCTATAATGGCAGTGTACTTTTTGAAAAGGAATGTGGTTATTTTATTGCATATCAAAAGCCGCTAACTCTAAAAAAGTTTGCGGAAAGTTCGTTACATAGATAACCTCTTCCCTTGGCATAGAACATATTCTAGCTGCTAAATGCGCGACGATATAACCTCCTCGCTTCACGTGAGAGACATTAGACGATTCAAAACTATCAAGTTTGTATATGACATCTTCAGTAATTAAACCCCACGAACATCTAGATGGTCTTCGATTCCGAAACGCAATGATAAGTTTCTGAGCATCACTTTCCAGTAAGACTTGATGCATACCCATTCTTCCTGCTACATCAAGGCCAAAGCGTGCAGCTGCTGCCTCTGCCAGTTTTGGAGCCCAATTGGCGGTGATGAGCATACATGACACTGCGATGATGCTACCATGCTCATTCCTTCCTACCATCCCGAGACCAATTTCGCCATTTTCGAACACAACTGCATCTGTATTTACCTTCACCCAATTTATTGGAGGAGGGCACCAGTGATTTGAGGACGGGAGCGTCGAAATCAGGGGTCTAACATATACACATTTAGCATATTCTCTATAGTCCATTACCATTCTCGAAAGTCCATGTAAGATTTGTGGTGGAGACGGAGGTTTATCTTCAAATAGTCGCTTGTTATGAAGAGTCCATACCCAAGCCATTGCTAGAAAGATAGCACCCGAATGTTGGTCAAGCCTGTGAATAACCCAACTAACCCTCTCAGCACACGATGTAGCAGAAGCCATTAGCACAATCTCCTTAAACTCAGATTGGTCCCAAATAATTTTAGCCTGTGGGCATTCAAAAATTGCATGAATACAATCTTCAAATGCATCACACTCCTGACATTTTCCGTTATCTATTATGTGTCGGTGGTGAAAATTTCCTCTTACAGCAACAATGTTCGAACAAGCTCGCCACACAAAatgagccaatttggggggatatTTAGTCCCCAGATTCTCCTCCATAGCTGATCATCAGCCTCATTTGTAATAATCGCTTCAAATCGTCCCCTCATGCCTAAATAATAAGCTGATTTTACTGAGAACATCCCATCCCCTTTAGGCCACCAGTAACGTTTGTCCTCCGGTCTTCGATCACTAATAGGGATCTCATAAACAGCTTGAATATCCTCCATGGTCAGGTTTTGAGCGAGCATATTCACATTCGAGCAATTTTTATTCGGGTCGATAAGGTCACTCACCATTAAATGCATATTTGCATTTGCTAATGGGGTCGGAACGTGACTTGATGAAGGCCCTGGCAGCCATGCATCAGACCACACACAAATCTGGCTCCCACATCCAACACGTCACTTCAAGCCTTCTAGCAGTAGGGATTTCGCACTCCATATACTCCGCCAAGTGAAGCTCGGATCATAGCCAAGTCAGGCATCAAGTACTGAATCATTTTTGAAATATCTTGCTTTCATAATACGTGCAACCAGAGAATTCGTTTGCTTCATTAGACGCCATATTTGCTTAGCCAGTAGAGCTTGGTTGAAAACACGCATATCACGAAATCCCATTCCCCCCATAGCTTTGGGCCTACACAGCTTTTCCCACCGTAGCCAATGAATTTTGTGGTGTTCTTCTGAGGACCCCCACCAAAACTTTGCCATAGCCGAATGCAGCTCATAAATAATTCCTTTTGCAAGTAGAAAAATGCTCATCATATAAGTCGGAAGAGACTGTGCCACTGCTTTAATAAGCACTTCTTTACCCGGTGAAGATAACATTTTCTCCTTCCAACCCCTCATCTTTTTACAAACCCGCTCCTTGAGAGTTGAAAAAAATCACCTTCTTTGATCGACCAATTATCGTGGGGAGACCTAAATATTTTCCTAATTTATCCACTTTCTGTACTTGAAGAGTATTCTTTATCTCATCCCGAACACATGTTGGTACCTTTTTGCTAAAAGTAATCTCCGTTTTGTAGTAGTTAATCTTCTGCCCGGATGCTCGTTCATAGTCGGTAATGATTTTAGCAATAATTGAGCACTCATTAGTATTAGCTCTAGCAAAAAGGACActgttgtagatacccagtatctgctgagactccaacaaacacccgatgattatcggactacaacatgttttgggatcgcagcgttcgatcgacagtttgtgtacaactttacgtcggaaaacttaaaacgatttcgaaaacaaaacatttcaaaacatttcaaaaatgcctggagtgtttaatgcacaacgacggggtcacgatgacactaactagagtcaaaaccgacaccgagccaaaaaccgactcgaaaattcaaaatcccgactccaacaacgagtcaaaccgagtcaaccacaaaaacaaaatatctcaagccttctatactaagttttcccggattcatgaatggtcaagtaccaaacatgtgactacaaaacctaggatagaacaaatcatgattgcgtttgttgtgatagtgacaacacaactcgaagtgccgcgacttggctcgcgcctctttgaccagcccaggtggccacgccgctcaaaactcacacaaccactcattctcctataaatacccctcaaatgtcgcccatttgagacttacgcgagtgtccgccccctcttttctcccttgaaATTCTCGACttgacttctaaagtcacaatccgacgcgtgtttacgacctaccgatcgtaaacacgagccttacacattgtttggtactgtcatcgtgcattaaactacttgtccgaccactttgaccactacaccatcactaagcatttaaaacactcttttacttaccaaaacggttttaaaccgagtttttttccgatcaaacaagttgttacacttgcgtcggtcactcgccacaaccaaacatgtaagtatgagggtgtaaaaatcctcttttattatgttttcattcgtttcatgactttaacatgccaaaacatgcataacatgaaccaaaacatggaataaacgagccaaaactgatttttggtctgaggcagaagccccttaggtcgccaactggctcgcgcctaaatggggtgttcaaaccagagatcaaccgtgtttgttctcgttatttcccttaatccattttcatatttgtaatcggtttttaccatttcaagtattttcgaaacctttttgtttcatttcacatgttttaaccataaagcatttttcacccttggttcttcataccatgacggttaaatccgtgtttcggtgataatatttggttaatgacatttaagaggtattttaaagccttttatttcatttctttacatttgcaaaacatgcatattagtcaccaacacgaaatcatccttggttccatataccatgccggattttaacccgggtacgatgatgagtaacgactaattacattcaaaatggaatTAAAagaattagtccataatcattttcaaaactattcatgtcaagcttgtcaaatcgaacccgacatcgaatattatcaaacaatgatgattattcgagtctaattctccaaatcaacaaatgcggtctaaacgaccctttcaattcaaaccgggttcaaatacccattttcaatacgttttataacgtctttctaaaaagtcagaacacggcatataaaccgttggctaacccgcgcctcaagcaggcacctcatttctcattttcaaaaccagagggaggccccttacactgccggctggctcgcgcctcttatagccgtctaaTACAGGGCCTATTCCCGTCctgcattagtctaggatgatcccgactccggttaacccggatataggacggatcagatgactattcaaaccatatttgccaaatgccttactaagataaatggatcatgttatgcaccctaaacctaatacggtaattggatgtttaatttccgtcttgcatgcaaatcaatcattaatccaactcgacatcttatacttgatacttggattaaatcaaccgacttagaaagctcacatattaggtttaaatcattggatgcgcattcatgcatttaaaccgttttatcaacttttgcattcaaccaaccaagatcgatcagtagaggccgctaaacgcgggcgggattgggtgtctgattaaagggcttcccaatacgtaccttcacctcttactcagaaactttggatagtggacgaccttatccagggcgtacgagagtcattctagagataggatgctaaagagggacgatttgcttatctttagtacctatgtcaaaaccctgctttgtgcttcgatttgaccgaggtataaagtggaattcgaacgggttccaggcatcccacaaatgcttggtggcgactcggaacatctctaatcgtttcgagacccttaccgagacgaaaccgaccgatctaaaacgatccggtcgaaagcacctttacgccgccgagcgtggctttcaaaaagaccgctgccgttgtccacagatcggctgggcatatgcAGGTGggtccatgtccacagattggcgacttcgctggggaaaactaggacacttacgtctttgtgatccctagatggggagactcgatcgaggtcttggttggaatgcattaattgttattacggtcacggtcgggttccttgtccgggcccacaacctaacctttatcgaccaattggctcgtctcgtcggcgtgagttttctcatccccgcggttcgaatcccaattgagtcaagcataccattgacgttacacatttctgtttcgtcaaagagctttcatcactttcgagcacgaggctagggcaccctccttacacattttgtttagattggtatccctctcgcaaatcggggtttgattgcttggtgtgtaacccacccttttaagccaaaacccgtgtcagcatggtgcataatataatgaaactgtgagttcttatgtgctacttgatcataaaacacctttttgcgccgttataatggccatttcaaacctcggtctttcgccgaccgttgcgcgcctttctaggccgtcgtaatgacgattttcaaactcggttttgtataaccatttcaacacgcctttctaggccgtcgtaatgacgattttcaaactcggttttgtataaccatttcaacacgcctttataggccgtcgtaatgacgattttcaaactcggttttgtataaccatttcaacacgcctttttaggccgtcgtaatgacgattttcaaacccggttttgtaaaaccatttcaaaatcacctttttacgccgttataatcgccgcgtcttgacacggattttaacccgtttcacgccgacaatggctctttcaaaacccgagaaaagcacaccccctttttctcgagacactttcgggatcccgaggaccatacaccgtccccgagacctcttcaaacatttcaaactcgattttcaaaacatacaattttcgatttcaaaaccgtcttgggaagcaacacgctgtttcccgagccgactcaaactcaaaccgtcttttgcaaataaacttaagacaacccttttcaattgatcgacttgcggagatttctatcttcggaagccgcccattaaagcgacaaatgaatcttttgaaaattcctactttcgaaaatttcagtccaccattccaattccgcctcgtgtctatcgagtcaaagcaaacgtacttatgggtctttacttatgagtcgtctcaccacgagacccgtctaATGGTGTCAAGCCGTCATGTTGGacccgtgtcaaaggttcggtcaaacaccgtcacgtcataaatcgggtcagcaccgagggaccacacacggtcaccccgtcttgttgagtcgatcttggtctcgtcctctgtgttgtctgcgttcagtcttggaaccatgtcggattgagttgtaatgtgagccgtttttctgcctcagagccatggccccgtcttcagcttcgtccaacaacaacaatgataacaacagagatgtcacaactgatcaactagccagcctacttaccgctcttaaggtcaccctggatcgcgtcgagacccgtatcgatgccctggaaaacaaggaaattggggaacataataccccacctctgactgagactgagaagaggctgaaacttttggaagagcaactcctagcccggggtaacaacatccaccttgaaaataaccgaaggttcgaacctgttggggaccagttacctgacaacttcaccctgactgatgtgcctaaattcaagggagtgaaggacccactcaaccacatccgtgctttcaaagactacatggccattaagggggtcaaataGGAACTTTtcaccaggatcttcccatcctctttggagccaatacctcgccaatggtactactccttggatccgaaaaaccttaccacttgggacaaaatcgcagttgagtttgccaaacagtatgccgacaaagtcgagatccaggccaacacccgtactctcgaggtgttaacccaaaacgacaaggagggattcactgagttcctaacccgttggaggagggtgagtactcagttggttagtaagccgagtgaatcaactctggtggaaaaatttgtcaacaacctccgcccggtttatgccaacctgctgaggtatcagaatatcaaaacttttcaagatctgcagattttggggacacgtattgaggaagacctccgaaagggtgtcttagcgaagaccacaggcaggggttatcaaggatccacctcaaccggatctcacccttacggtcagacaaacaagattgatgaggtcaacctcgtcgaaccatctgccaagaaaattgaacgcccccagagagtgttcaccaacatagggtcaacttatgcaagtgccttgaaaaggctcatggaccaatggaagctacaaccgatcgggcccaccccggacccggccgacgccaagaaatcccgattttggaaccctaacgcctactgccagtatcatcgagggaaagggcatgataccgaaaattgcttcaaactcaagcacctcattcaagacatgattgagaagggagacttgcctatacccccaccaactaagccgaacaacaagacgaattctctgggaattcacgccaacTCTGACGATGAggcgaccctagactgctctcatctcatcttgccaattgacgatgaggtaaatgttctggaaaaggacccttcagacggagtgttcatGTTGATCTttcgccactatgctcactatgtttcaaagaAGTTGAGGAGGCCgttgccagcctttctgagagaatcacccgactcaacgacgcctaccgtcgactcatcttcaatcccccggcactACGTCcgcgggagaattccccaagcattcaaaactacccaccccaggatggattgctcccgcaaccgttctggcataggccccacgaaaaccaccttcaaaataaccaccttcacgagaactaccctcaaaataactaccctcacaagaatccccacaagaactacccaccgaggaatacccctccaaggtatcctcgagaccctgaaattaacggcatatggtgggatgatgttgaggatgtctatgtcgtcccaggaaaggagaagcggacaaaagaaatcggacatctcacccgatccggacgtccctatcagaattcGAGCAACCCAGTGGTCGTtctaacaacgaatgaccaaatcgtcccagaggtggacactcaaccaaaggctcccgagaactcaatcctgaaacagctccagaaagcaaaagccgaggtCTCTATCGGCAACCGATCGCaacatcttttgagcatcgagtgccttgctgcaggccttgggaaaattaaccgtgccctccacctcttccccagaagaaatagtggcacacatgacaagagacgcccctgatctgagcaatccggtcgtcttctccgacgaggatatccccctgttcggagccaaccataacctggccctatacatcactgtgcaatggctccaaaagaacataccaatggtcctcgtggatgacggctccgccgtgaatgtcattcctctcaaaactgcccacaggctgggtattaaggaatctgatttaatcccgacgaatcaaggagtacgcgtctacgacggcactcgtcgcaaggtcgctgggcttatcactatagccgtcgcaaccgggccactagaaagacaaaccagtttccaagtggtcgacatcgacgcgtccttcaacatgctcctgggacgtccctggatccacgccgtcaaggcagtcacatcaacgcttcaccaaaagatcagggtcccattcaacgggaaaacgatcacgatccccgcttccccaatcaaagcagtcatgagaagaggggtagcctcccaagccattgaggaggacgacaatgaaatgtgggctttccaagccgtgaacgccataacttatgaactaacaacctctgaatgtgacccgttcgccagcctcacgatcaaccgtattatgatgcgtcagggttatttcccgagtttgccgctcaatccactaaaggacccattgcctcccttgaaacaggctaaggtccccaacattccctttgggctgggatacgaacctaccaatgaagacatccaggagatgaacctcctaatccgaaaacgcaagaagcacggagtcatcctccgcccCTACCActtgactctcaacggatactttgtccccgagggagagtccgaacttTACCACGGCTTTCCAGAGCCTATCTATGACTGTGgcgaaggctagatacccgggggtggaagtcttccaggactgctactttattcccgacaacatcgaagctgcatcaaccgagtccaaaccgtcaccatgcctcgacggacaagctgtcacactactcttcggggaagataacatcaaacgcctcgactatgaggacatcattaacatcgccctgaaagacaatcagtttgatccaaccgccttgatctccgataccgACCCGGAGAAAgtcacccaaggctggaggaaaaccatcaagtggaccgatcaccaaggccgcattctcaagattacaactagagaaggccctatgttcaaggaggaaagtgCTGAAGGATCTGAGTcagagtctgagtcggagtcagagtctgttatagctcctaacactccggaagtcccagtcaaggtcctcttcccactgttttaccccaaagtcgtggctgattcagaggctgagtctactaaggtcacccccactccaatgaaaggtgacaacctggagcctgttccaggggccacttcctctatcgtgtcgcctctgactgaccacgagatgtctgtcctttccgagcttttcgctcgtgtcaacttaatgaacgctaagtttgcttatgactcggctcattttaactgcaatgcaattctgagtgatcatgaggaatttgacttgagtaactacccacctcacttagccaaagaacttgacaaacgggaaaccagaacccccatcattgaggaaaccaagcctattaacgtaggaaccgacaatacacctcaagaacttaggataggaacaaccctggacccctcggaaagacaacagttcattgatctcctccacgaatacaaggacgtgtttgcTTGGTCTTaaagagacatgcctgggattgacagagaaattgcagagcaccggatacccatcaaacccggggctaaacctgtgaaacagaagctacgccggatgcgtcctgagtgggccttaaaaatcaaagaagaggtggacaaacagttcaaggctgggttcatcaaagtgtctgaatactcggattgggtggccaacattgtgccggtaccaaagaaagacggacgaattcgggtttgcgtcgacttcagggatctgaacaaggcaagtccaaaagacgacttccctttgccgcatgttgacattctggtagacaacaccgccgaacatgctctcctatcattcatggacgggtatgccgggtacaaccagattaaaatggctgaggaggacatgcacaaaactgcgttcaccacACAGTGGGGGACATATTGCTACGCGGTCAtacctttcggcctcatcaacgccggagcaacctatcaaagaaccgctaccactctcctacacgacatgatgcacaaggaagtagaggtatatgtcgatgacatgatcgtcaaatcaaaagaacgggacggccacatcaatgccctccggaaattcttcgttcgtctgcgg is a genomic window containing:
- the LOC141629600 gene encoding uncharacterized protein LOC141629600, producing MRGWKEKMLSSPGKEVLIKAVAQSLPTYMMSIFLLAKGIIYELHSAMAKFWWGSSEEHHKIHWLRWEKLCRPKAMGGMGFRDMRVFNQALLAKQIWRLMKQTNSLVARIMKARYFKNDSICVWSDAWLPGPSSSHVPTPLANANMHLMVSDLIDPNKNCSNVNMLAQNLTMEDIQAVYEIPISDRRPEDKRYWWPKGDGMFSAKIIWDQSEFKEIVLMASATSCAERVSWVIHRLDQHSGAIFLAMAWVWTLHNKRLFEDKPPSPPQILHGLSRMVMDYREYAKCVYVRPLISTLPSSNHWCPPPINWVKVNTDAVVFENGEIGLGMVGRNEHGSIIAVSCMLITANWAPKLAEAAAARFGLDVAGRMGMHQVLLESDAQKLIIAFRNRRPSRCSWGLITEDVIYKLDSFESSNVSHVKRGGYIVAHLAARICSMPREEVIYVTNFPQTFLELAAFDMQ